In Nostoc sp. UHCC 0926, a single genomic region encodes these proteins:
- a CDS encoding phycobiliprotein lyase, translating to MEFFQLSAGKWRSQRATHHLAFKRSETGESDIQVETLDANHPEIIELCQYHQIDPSLSVGGSRVRWLGTMAWDREGEENHQGKTIFAIVPDGDNPRIGKLLRERGYAEIMPVVGLFHMDDEDGLVLTTEYETMSSIERFWFASPNTRLRTSTVKRFGGFSTASFCTETRIETSVEVSNAEQVIERLGQDVLEKREFYSVLGW from the coding sequence ATGGAATTTTTTCAGCTAAGTGCTGGTAAGTGGCGATCGCAACGGGCAACTCATCACCTAGCCTTCAAGCGTTCAGAGACGGGAGAATCGGATATACAGGTAGAAACTCTGGATGCCAATCATCCAGAAATCATTGAACTGTGCCAGTATCATCAGATTGACCCCAGCCTATCAGTAGGTGGGTCACGGGTGCGTTGGCTAGGCACAATGGCTTGGGATAGAGAGGGTGAGGAGAACCATCAGGGGAAAACCATATTTGCGATCGTGCCTGATGGCGATAACCCAAGGATTGGCAAATTACTCCGCGAAAGAGGCTACGCCGAAATTATGCCTGTAGTCGGTCTTTTTCACATGGATGATGAAGATGGACTAGTGTTGACAACCGAATACGAAACAATGAGTTCCATTGAGAGATTCTGGTTCGCCAGCCCAAATACGCGGCTGCGAACTAGTACGGTAAAACGGTTTGGCGGCTTTAGCACTGCATCGTTTTGTACTGAAACCCGCATTGAAACTTCTGTTGAGGTTTCCAACGCAGAACAGGTAATAGAAAGACTTGGGCAGGATGTTCTGGAAAAAAGAGAGTTTTATTCAGTTTTGGGCTGGTGA
- a CDS encoding NblA/ycf18 family protein, protein MDFPVELTLEQQFRLQNLKDQVKNLNQQEAQEFLLEVLRQMMVKDNLVKHLLKQA, encoded by the coding sequence ATGGACTTCCCAGTCGAATTAACCTTAGAGCAACAGTTTCGCTTACAAAATTTGAAAGACCAGGTAAAGAATTTGAATCAACAAGAGGCTCAGGAATTTTTGTTAGAAGTTTTACGGCAGATGATGGTAAAAGATAATTTGGTCAAACATCTCCTAAAACAAGCTTGA
- a CDS encoding bleomycin hydrolase — translation MVLDAFSKAVITADAKTAPIGGADLAALKSFIADGNKRLDAVNAIASNSSCAVSDAIAGIACENQGLIQAGGNLYPTRRHAACLRDAEIMLRYVTYALLAGDSSVLDDRALNGLKETYTALGVPTGSSVRAVQLLKAISVAHITNTNTEANAGKRFRKQEVIQGDCSALAAEAASYFDRIISALS, via the coding sequence ATGGTTCTTGATGCTTTTTCTAAAGCTGTAATTACAGCAGACGCCAAAACTGCTCCTATAGGTGGTGCTGATTTAGCAGCCCTCAAGTCTTTCATTGCTGATGGCAACAAACGCCTTGATGCTGTAAACGCGATCGCTAGCAACTCTAGCTGTGCCGTTTCTGATGCCATTGCTGGGATTGCTTGTGAAAACCAAGGTTTAATTCAAGCTGGTGGTAACCTGTACCCAACTCGTCGCCATGCTGCTTGCCTACGTGATGCCGAAATCATGCTGCGCTACGTGACCTATGCGCTATTGGCTGGTGATTCTTCTGTTTTGGATGATCGTGCTTTGAATGGGCTGAAAGAAACCTACACCGCTTTGGGCGTCCCCACCGGCTCTTCTGTACGTGCTGTACAGCTTCTGAAGGCTATCAGCGTCGCTCACATCACCAACACCAACACTGAAGCTAACGCTGGTAAAAGGTTCCGCAAGCAAGAAGTAATTCAAGGCGACTGCTCTGCTCTAGCTGCTGAAGCTGCTAGCTACTTTGATCGCATTATTTCTGCTCTGAGCTAA